One genomic segment of Hevea brasiliensis isolate MT/VB/25A 57/8 chromosome 3, ASM3005281v1, whole genome shotgun sequence includes these proteins:
- the LOC131178291 gene encoding uncharacterized protein LOC131178291: MVLGLADVPPGVSHLLFVDDSFFFFWPDVKECHTVKYILATYEGAFGQAINFQKSGIFFSANTSDATKFEAFNILDISTPLNHGRYSGLPFLIVKNKKQVFAYLKEWVWKRICSWKGVAKNDEFFLVGF; encoded by the exons ATGGTTCTAGGATTAGCAGACGTGCCCCCAGGTGTGTCTCATTTACTTTTTGTTGATGATAGTTTCTTTTTCTTCTGGCCTGATGTTAAGGAATGTCATACTGTTAAATATATTCTAGCCACTTACGAGGGTGCATTTGGTCAAGCCATTAATTTTCAAAAATCTGGAATTTTCTTTAGTGCTAATACTTCTGATGCAACTAAATTTGAAGCTTTTAATATTTTGGATATTTCTACTCCTCTCAATCATGGTAGGTACTCGGGCCTTCCATTCTTAATAGTCAAGAATAAGAAGCAAGTGTTTGCCTATTTGAAAGAGTGGGTTTGGAAGCGTATATGCAGTTGGAAGG GAGTTGCAAAGAATGATGAATTCTTTTTGGTGGGGTTCTAA